From the genome of Ectobacillus sp. JY-23, one region includes:
- a CDS encoding acetylxylan esterase, whose translation MNLAELSYQTSQTKQVDFDSFWCKRIAESHLQPLALITKPRPYTVPDVEVYDVYFDGFRNSRIHGVYVKPKEVKGPAAVMFHGYNWNTLQPHHTFKYVLQGIPVLQLDVRGQNILSPDQNVYENGGSAGWMLLGIMNPDQYYYSYVYMDSYRSIEVVKELSGQAEIVVEGSSQGGALAIASAALHKDIKLVCADIPFLTNIEQTVNLAADGPYQELQHYFKVHDPLYRTKASVFATLSYIDCMNLASDVSCPTLLGIGMKDAACPPLGAFGLYHHLHGEKQMRVYPEYGHELPPVHEEEKLRFLSEFF comes from the coding sequence ATGAATCTAGCAGAGCTATCGTATCAAACATCACAAACCAAGCAGGTCGATTTTGATTCGTTTTGGTGTAAGCGGATCGCAGAAAGTCATTTGCAGCCGCTTGCTTTGATTACAAAGCCAAGACCGTACACTGTGCCAGATGTTGAGGTATATGATGTGTATTTTGATGGATTTCGTAACTCACGTATCCATGGTGTGTATGTGAAGCCGAAAGAAGTAAAAGGACCCGCTGCTGTTATGTTTCATGGTTATAATTGGAATACATTACAGCCGCACCATACGTTTAAATACGTTCTGCAAGGCATCCCGGTTTTACAGTTGGATGTGCGCGGACAGAATATATTGTCGCCGGATCAAAATGTATACGAGAATGGCGGGTCGGCGGGATGGATGTTGCTTGGAATTATGAATCCTGATCAATATTATTACAGCTATGTTTATATGGATTCTTATCGAAGTATTGAAGTGGTGAAGGAGCTTTCCGGTCAGGCTGAGATTGTAGTAGAGGGTAGTAGTCAAGGAGGGGCATTGGCTATCGCGTCAGCTGCGTTACACAAGGACATTAAGCTTGTGTGCGCTGATATTCCTTTTCTTACAAATATTGAGCAAACAGTAAATCTCGCAGCCGATGGACCATATCAAGAACTGCAGCACTATTTTAAAGTGCATGACCCTTTGTATCGAACAAAAGCGAGTGTATTCGCTACACTGAGTTATATAGATTGTATGAATTTGGCAAGCGATGTGTCATGTCCAACATTGCTCGGCATTGGCATGAAAGATGCCGCATGTCCACCACTTGGTGCGTTTGGATTGTATCATCATTTGCACGGAGAGAAGCAAATGAGGGTATATCCGGAGTACGGTCATGAATTGCCACCTGTGCATGAAGAGGAAAAATTGCGTTTTTTAAGTGAATTTTTTTAG
- a CDS encoding ROK family protein yields MLIGAIEAGGTKFICGVGTENGEILHSTSIPTTEPEETLARVFAFFAPFQIKVLGVGSFGPIELDQTNVSYGNITTTPKEKWLHFPLLRTLQAHFGVPIALDTDVNAAALGELTWGIAKGLDSCIYMTVGTGIGVGAVIEGKLLHGMSHPEMGHILVRRQKDDYFEGVCPFHRDCLEGMASGPAIEKRWGTKGSELQNKDEVWELQANYIAQALVNYALILAPKRMVLGGGVMKQAQLFPLVRNKFNAYMSGYITNLYINDLDTYIVPPGLGDFAGLQGALALAVRKLMNTDEVHI; encoded by the coding sequence ATGTTGATAGGGGCGATTGAAGCAGGAGGAACAAAATTCATATGCGGTGTAGGAACAGAAAACGGCGAAATTCTTCACTCTACATCAATCCCGACAACAGAACCTGAGGAAACACTTGCACGAGTGTTTGCCTTTTTTGCGCCATTTCAAATCAAGGTGTTGGGAGTAGGGTCGTTTGGTCCCATTGAATTAGATCAGACAAATGTGTCGTACGGTAACATCACGACAACACCGAAGGAGAAATGGTTGCACTTTCCATTGCTTCGTACATTGCAAGCTCATTTCGGTGTTCCAATCGCCCTGGATACCGATGTGAATGCTGCCGCGCTTGGCGAATTAACATGGGGCATTGCCAAAGGATTAGACAGCTGTATATATATGACAGTTGGCACAGGAATCGGTGTTGGCGCCGTAATAGAAGGTAAATTGCTGCACGGAATGTCTCATCCTGAGATGGGGCATATTCTAGTGAGACGCCAGAAGGATGATTATTTTGAAGGAGTATGTCCGTTCCATCGTGACTGCTTGGAAGGCATGGCTTCTGGACCAGCAATTGAAAAGCGCTGGGGTACGAAGGGAAGCGAATTACAAAATAAAGACGAAGTTTGGGAACTCCAGGCAAATTATATTGCACAAGCGTTGGTAAATTATGCACTCATTCTTGCACCGAAACGCATGGTGTTAGGAGGCGGAGTTATGAAGCAAGCACAGTTATTCCCACTGGTCCGTAATAAGTTTAACGCATATATGAGCGGTTATATCACAAATCTGTATATCAATGATTTGGATACGTATATTGTACCACCTGGTCTTGGCGATTTTGCTGGTTTGCAAGGTGCGTTAGCACTAGCTGTAAGAAAACTTATGAATACGGATGAGGTACATATATGA
- a CDS encoding ROK family protein, translating into MRNFLAMDIGGTFIKYGVLTEDGTFVEKHEIDTEAHLGGKAILEKVKHFGKTLIAQHKISGICISTAGQVDSKEGRILYASSLIPEYTGTPLKQELEAYFQLPVEVENDVNCAGLAESWIGTGKDAKSLFCLTIGTGIGGSYILDNKLHTGHSFSGGEIGYIPIEGEQFQELASTRILVRNVAKAKGIGENEINGKEIFALAHQGDEVCVQEIKRLVYYLSKGIATIAYMMNPEMIIIGGGITAQKDYLYPLIMEELKKDLIPAVLDKTKIQIARNLNDAGMIGALRHFLLQESMQPLKSITTIIESNRHKLTKREQMIAQFIITNLEAVPNKTISEMSRQINVSEATITRFCQKLEFGSYNKLRLMAKEATVSTRLYEQSEMTSLTEVKQTYTNMLKKCDTLYELKEIQKFTSQLLSANRIYLYGADEMGLVANQLKYKLMKFGMAVDAFSDSYQMHMSAYALTPETVVIGLSTTGYADEVVSMMEAARKAGAVTIGITSQQDSPLSHVSDIRLLIPAIDEREKDSSVNEVSAFYLSDVILKELSVSKIKKWNRKI; encoded by the coding sequence ATGAGAAATTTTTTAGCTATGGACATCGGCGGAACGTTTATCAAGTACGGTGTACTAACAGAGGACGGAACATTTGTTGAAAAGCATGAAATAGACACAGAAGCGCATTTGGGTGGAAAGGCCATTTTAGAAAAAGTAAAGCATTTTGGCAAAACGTTGATTGCCCAGCACAAAATAAGTGGGATTTGTATTAGTACAGCAGGACAGGTTGACTCTAAGGAAGGCCGCATTTTATACGCATCTTCTTTAATTCCAGAATATACAGGTACGCCTTTAAAGCAGGAATTAGAAGCCTATTTTCAATTGCCCGTCGAGGTGGAAAACGATGTGAACTGCGCAGGGCTTGCAGAATCTTGGATTGGGACGGGAAAAGACGCTAAAAGCTTGTTTTGTTTGACAATTGGAACCGGAATTGGCGGTAGTTATATTTTGGATAACAAACTTCACACTGGTCATAGCTTCAGCGGGGGAGAAATCGGTTATATTCCAATTGAAGGAGAGCAATTTCAAGAACTTGCCTCCACTCGTATTTTGGTACGTAACGTTGCTAAAGCGAAAGGAATAGGAGAGAACGAAATTAATGGTAAGGAAATTTTTGCCCTAGCACATCAAGGAGATGAAGTATGTGTTCAAGAAATCAAACGCTTGGTGTACTACTTATCTAAGGGAATCGCGACAATCGCTTACATGATGAATCCGGAAATGATTATCATTGGCGGTGGTATTACGGCACAAAAGGACTACCTATATCCGTTAATCATGGAAGAACTAAAAAAAGATCTCATTCCTGCAGTTCTGGATAAAACCAAAATTCAAATTGCCCGCAATTTAAACGATGCCGGTATGATCGGAGCATTACGCCATTTTTTGCTACAAGAATCTATGCAGCCGTTAAAAAGTATTACTACCATTATTGAATCCAATCGTCATAAATTAACGAAGCGAGAACAGATGATTGCACAATTTATCATCACGAATTTAGAAGCAGTACCAAATAAGACGATTTCAGAAATGTCACGTCAAATCAACGTATCGGAAGCAACCATTACTCGCTTTTGTCAAAAACTAGAATTCGGCTCTTACAACAAGCTGCGTCTTATGGCGAAGGAAGCAACAGTAAGTACACGCTTATATGAGCAATCGGAAATGACTAGTTTGACAGAGGTTAAGCAAACATACACAAATATGTTGAAAAAGTGTGACACGCTATATGAATTAAAAGAAATTCAAAAATTCACGAGCCAACTTTTGTCCGCAAATCGTATTTATTTATACGGGGCAGATGAAATGGGACTTGTCGCCAATCAATTAAAGTATAAACTCATGAAATTTGGAATGGCTGTTGATGCATTTTCCGACAGTTATCAAATGCATATGTCCGCATACGCTTTGACGCCGGAAACAGTGGTAATTGGTCTTAGCACGACAGGATATGCGGATGAAGTTGTCAGTATGATGGAGGCCGCACGCAAGGCGGGAGCGGTGACGATTGGTATCACGAGTCAACAGGACTCTCCGCTATCTCATGTGTCTGATATTCGTCTATTAATTCCAGCGATTGATGAAAGAGAAAAGGACAGTTCTGTGAATGAAGTTTCCGCATTTTATCTATCAGATGTGATTCTCAAAGAACTATCGGTTAGTAAAATCAAGAAATGGAATCGGAAAATATAA
- a CDS encoding glycoside hydrolase family 38 C-terminal domain-containing protein, with translation MKEVHVLNHTHWDREWYETFEEFRYKLRNGLRYVQSLLESGRLENFFLDGQTIVLDDYREVVSKEEYERLASYIKAGKIEVGPWYLLADEFLVSGESILKNLEIGIQTAKAHGSAHGIGYLPDTFGHASQMPQIFKGYNINTAIVWRGAVSDTFENTWEGADGSEVFTFVLPLMEGYYQTFLKHDNFIEKAKDYLNRNEPYLTFGKALVMNGADHTYTCADLNERLERLQESIPDVTVHQSLMSEYMEAFVGAEPTGRIIGEQRDPSKIFILPGVYSTRSYLKQQNQLCEDQAVSVMEALHVWTDGNTDSEQFLAYVWKLILQNQPHDSICGCSVDEVHEEMETRTKKVLGAIRQFAKDTLQTEYPFEYLNETMENPFLYVINNTPIAGMYPVKARIMIPATLDTGSIRLVHEGVSIPFDMISRVQREEFLRHILAEPHYGEYVVYDVMFNLSFTGVETKRVQIERISEEVNRTIGAGGTDIQNEFYRITWSDDSLEITDLESDTVYENQHVFLSSLDAGDTYNYSPPVHDVETKATIKKVGDVMKGRTYQSVTLYYEMKIPASLNEERTGPSNEYVVNTMETEIRLYTNKRMIYFHTKVNNAAKDQKLRIGFACSQADVSYSDTAFDLVRRDTRREKQWDMPKNKEAVMNQYPTYSTVIANEHQLVHRGMQEYEVDRAFDQDYVFLTMIRSVGWLSRRDLRTRGNGAGPGFETPGAQCLGTYEFQYGLILGKEHMSLNYAKMLRNEVLVQQSYEMRDEKKLFSQSSTAIAFSAFMRKKQHSMDIRMFNSFTKQQTTELHFGFTPISIEEVDFTGITQAVYDATKQIVVNFKPKQIKTIRVTWKEQE, from the coding sequence ATGAAAGAAGTACATGTGTTAAATCATACGCACTGGGATCGGGAGTGGTACGAGACATTTGAAGAGTTTCGCTACAAGTTGCGCAACGGTTTGCGATATGTGCAGAGCTTGTTAGAATCAGGCCGGCTTGAGAACTTTTTTCTAGACGGACAAACCATCGTGCTGGATGATTACCGAGAGGTTGTTAGTAAAGAGGAATATGAGCGTCTTGCTTCATATATAAAGGCAGGAAAAATCGAGGTAGGACCATGGTATTTACTTGCCGATGAATTTTTGGTATCAGGCGAATCAATTCTGAAAAACCTGGAGATTGGTATCCAAACGGCAAAAGCCCATGGTTCGGCTCACGGCATTGGCTATTTGCCTGACACGTTTGGTCATGCAAGTCAAATGCCGCAAATTTTCAAAGGCTATAATATCAATACAGCAATAGTATGGCGGGGGGCAGTGTCTGATACCTTTGAAAATACATGGGAGGGTGCGGATGGCAGTGAAGTATTCACATTTGTGCTTCCTCTCATGGAAGGCTATTATCAAACCTTTTTGAAGCACGATAATTTCATAGAAAAGGCCAAAGATTATTTAAATAGAAACGAACCGTACCTTACGTTCGGTAAGGCGCTAGTTATGAACGGTGCGGACCATACGTATACATGTGCCGATTTAAACGAACGTCTTGAAAGATTACAGGAAAGTATTCCTGATGTGACCGTTCATCAATCGCTTATGTCGGAGTATATGGAAGCGTTTGTAGGTGCAGAACCAACCGGTCGTATCATCGGGGAACAGCGTGATCCCTCTAAGATTTTCATTTTGCCAGGTGTTTATTCTACGCGTTCTTATTTGAAGCAGCAAAATCAGCTGTGTGAAGATCAAGCTGTGAGTGTAATGGAAGCATTACATGTGTGGACAGATGGAAATACAGATTCAGAGCAGTTTCTTGCCTATGTGTGGAAACTTATCTTACAAAATCAACCACATGATAGCATTTGTGGATGCAGTGTGGATGAAGTTCATGAAGAGATGGAAACAAGAACAAAAAAGGTATTGGGTGCCATTCGACAATTCGCGAAGGATACTCTCCAGACTGAATATCCATTTGAATACCTAAACGAGACAATGGAAAATCCATTTTTATATGTAATCAATAATACACCGATTGCAGGTATGTATCCAGTGAAGGCGCGTATTATGATTCCAGCAACCCTTGATACGGGTTCAATTCGCTTGGTTCATGAGGGTGTTTCCATCCCGTTTGATATGATAAGTCGTGTACAACGTGAGGAATTTTTACGTCATATTTTGGCTGAGCCTCACTATGGGGAATATGTGGTGTATGATGTGATGTTTAACTTGTCTTTTACTGGGGTAGAAACAAAACGCGTACAAATTGAGCGTATTTCTGAAGAAGTTAATCGTACAATAGGGGCAGGCGGAACAGACATCCAAAATGAATTTTATCGCATTACATGGTCCGACGATAGCTTAGAAATTACAGATTTAGAATCCGACACTGTATATGAGAATCAACATGTTTTCCTTTCTTCTCTAGATGCGGGCGACACATATAACTACTCGCCGCCTGTGCACGATGTTGAAACAAAGGCAACTATTAAAAAAGTAGGAGACGTAATGAAGGGCCGTACGTACCAATCGGTAACGCTCTATTATGAAATGAAAATACCAGCATCATTGAACGAAGAGAGAACAGGACCAAGCAATGAATACGTGGTCAATACAATGGAAACAGAGATAAGGCTGTATACAAATAAGAGAATGATTTACTTCCATACGAAAGTAAACAACGCCGCGAAAGACCAAAAGCTTCGCATCGGTTTTGCTTGCTCGCAGGCAGATGTTAGTTACAGTGACACCGCGTTTGATCTAGTACGCCGTGATACGCGACGTGAAAAGCAATGGGATATGCCAAAAAATAAGGAAGCGGTGATGAATCAATATCCAACATATTCGACTGTTATCGCAAATGAACATCAGCTTGTGCATCGTGGCATGCAGGAATATGAAGTAGATCGTGCTTTTGATCAAGACTATGTGTTTTTGACGATGATTCGAAGTGTAGGCTGGTTATCAAGACGTGACTTGCGGACACGAGGAAATGGAGCAGGCCCTGGGTTTGAAACGCCGGGTGCACAATGTCTGGGTACGTATGAATTTCAATATGGATTGATTCTTGGAAAAGAGCATATGTCTTTAAACTATGCCAAAATGCTACGAAACGAAGTGTTGGTGCAGCAATCATATGAAATGCGAGATGAGAAAAAACTATTTTCGCAATCCTCCACTGCTATTGCGTTTTCCGCTTTTATGAGAAAAAAGCAGCATTCTATGGATATTCGTATGTTCAATTCTTTTACAAAGCAGCAAACAACAGAATTACATTTTGGTTTTACACCAATATCCATTGAAGAGGTAGATTTTACAGGTATCACGCAAGCCGTGTATGATGCAACCAAGCAAATTGTAGTGAATTTTAAACCAAAGCAAATTAAAACGATCCGTGTGACGTGGAAAGAACAAGAATAA
- a CDS encoding FAD-dependent oxidoreductase, with protein sequence MNTVSFFGRELPVIYEVDCIVVGGGTAGATAAISALSEQAKTLVIEKTISLGGTQTNALVSPMMPTYVKGQRVNRLIIERLNKEIETNDGTTTCSWFNTETLSFVLEVLITERGGHILYDANYVDCIKEDNRITHIVINTCAGLIAAKAKTFVDATADAIVSRTAGVPVTSGNEDGQNQQISFRFEMGGIDISALRAFILSQHETFCQIENPNFFEIAMVPGKGHVLEPLFRKGLAEGYLKEEDLRYFQAFTQPGKPGVMSFNCPHIPDIYQTTDPRLRSKAVIKGREMIRRLTKFLPQYLPGFENSYLLKEATQLGIRESYRIIGQYVMTEHDYINRARFQDGIARGDWYIDVHSVTKEHVEKPKFSRGEYYEIPYRALVTEQISNLIVAGRHISSTFLMQASLRIQPTVRDIGEAAGLACAYAIKHDIALNKLNGAILRSQLGMGEL encoded by the coding sequence ATGAATACAGTCTCTTTTTTTGGCCGGGAGCTTCCTGTCATATATGAGGTAGATTGCATCGTGGTTGGAGGCGGAACAGCAGGTGCCACGGCGGCAATTTCCGCACTTTCAGAGCAAGCGAAAACATTGGTGATTGAAAAGACGATTTCTTTGGGAGGCACACAGACAAATGCGCTTGTTTCGCCTATGATGCCAACATATGTGAAAGGGCAACGTGTCAATCGCCTCATTATTGAACGGCTAAACAAGGAGATTGAAACGAATGATGGTACAACGACCTGCAGTTGGTTCAATACGGAAACGTTAAGTTTTGTGCTAGAGGTGTTAATTACAGAGCGCGGTGGTCATATTTTATATGACGCCAATTATGTTGATTGTATCAAGGAAGATAACCGTATTACGCATATTGTTATCAATACATGTGCTGGCTTGATTGCTGCGAAAGCAAAAACGTTCGTTGATGCAACGGCTGATGCCATAGTATCACGTACAGCAGGTGTTCCTGTTACATCGGGAAATGAGGATGGACAAAACCAACAGATTTCGTTTCGCTTTGAAATGGGCGGAATTGATATTTCGGCACTTCGTGCGTTCATTTTGTCCCAACATGAAACCTTCTGCCAAATTGAAAATCCTAACTTTTTTGAAATTGCAATGGTTCCGGGCAAGGGGCATGTACTGGAACCTCTTTTTAGGAAGGGTCTTGCTGAAGGATACCTGAAAGAAGAAGATTTACGGTATTTTCAGGCGTTCACGCAGCCGGGGAAGCCAGGTGTGATGTCCTTTAATTGTCCGCACATCCCAGATATTTATCAAACGACAGATCCTCGTTTACGCTCCAAAGCAGTAATTAAGGGGCGGGAAATGATTCGCAGATTGACCAAGTTTTTACCACAATATTTGCCGGGGTTTGAGAATTCGTATTTATTAAAGGAAGCAACGCAGCTTGGTATCCGGGAATCGTACCGCATCATTGGGCAATACGTGATGACAGAGCATGATTATATAAATCGGGCACGTTTTCAAGACGGAATTGCGCGCGGTGATTGGTATATTGATGTACACAGTGTAACGAAGGAACATGTTGAAAAGCCAAAATTTTCACGAGGGGAATATTATGAAATCCCGTATCGTGCTTTGGTGACAGAGCAAATCAGCAATCTTATTGTGGCCGGACGCCATATTTCTAGCACATTTCTCATGCAGGCGTCGCTTCGAATTCAGCCAACGGTCCGCGATATTGGAGAAGCGGCAGGGCTTGCCTGTGCGTATGCGATTAAGCACGACATCGCACTAAATAAACTAAATGGTGCTATATTAAGGTCGCAACTAGGTATGGGGGAATTGTGA
- a CDS encoding carbohydrate ABC transporter permease — MKRKRNIQKIWLYILMIGITLLTVGPFLITLFMAMKSASEGIYESVLPNHPTFVNFIDAFDKANFGTYFLNTALVTILAIPLNLLFCSLAAYPLARMDFRGRSVVLALIISTMMVPFQLYMAPLFQLAGELGLRNTHLGLVVMQVSTAFGVFLMRQAYLRIPKELEESAYLDGANKFKVWYMVALPLVKPTLVTLAIFTFMGTWGDYLWPLLNSTDSDMYTLSIGLAQLSQNFDGSNLKLISAASILTTLPTLLIFIWLQKYFISGATDGAVKG, encoded by the coding sequence ATGAAAAGAAAGCGCAATATACAAAAGATTTGGCTTTACATATTAATGATTGGTATTACGTTATTAACGGTGGGACCATTTTTAATCACGCTGTTCATGGCGATGAAGTCGGCCAGCGAAGGAATTTATGAAAGCGTATTACCGAATCATCCGACCTTTGTAAACTTTATAGATGCCTTCGATAAGGCAAATTTCGGCACGTATTTTCTGAACACAGCGCTTGTCACAATCCTCGCTATTCCGCTGAATTTGCTGTTTTGCAGCTTGGCGGCATATCCACTGGCGCGTATGGATTTTAGGGGACGAAGTGTTGTACTGGCGTTGATTATTTCAACTATGATGGTACCATTTCAGCTTTACATGGCACCTTTGTTTCAGCTTGCAGGCGAGCTTGGTTTAAGAAATACGCATCTAGGTTTGGTTGTCATGCAAGTTTCTACTGCATTTGGAGTTTTCTTGATGCGTCAAGCATATTTGCGTATTCCAAAGGAGCTGGAGGAGTCGGCATATTTGGACGGAGCGAATAAGTTCAAGGTATGGTACATGGTTGCATTACCTTTAGTAAAGCCGACACTTGTGACACTTGCTATTTTTACATTTATGGGAACATGGGGTGATTATTTGTGGCCGCTATTGAACTCTACGGACAGCGATATGTATACGTTATCCATTGGTTTGGCGCAATTGTCGCAAAATTTCGATGGTTCAAACCTAAAGCTCATTAGTGCTGCGTCTATTTTAACAACATTGCCTACATTATTAATCTTCATTTGGCTGCAAAAATATTTTATTTCAGGTGCAACAGATGGTGCGGTAAAAGGATAA
- a CDS encoding carbohydrate ABC transporter permease — protein MSREPVILPNTKVKTAPNKKKWGMKNVTPWLFLLPSIIILGTFLVVPILEAFKWSVLDYKIIADTGEFVGLDNFKEIFADKNFWMALTNTLIFLVIVLPLNIFLPMILAVLVNQKIRGVSAFRILYYLPVITPMVVAALMWKMLYSQSGLISELFVTLGVFDKPTNLLVQSSTALAAVAAITVWKGLGYYMIIYLAGLQSIPQDVYESASIDGASIFQQFSRITVPMLVPSITLVSVMTIIAGMKVFEEIALTTGGGPSGATTTLVMYIYEKFMSLQVSTASAAGLVLLVLAIAASLLQMKLTSKREDDLRA, from the coding sequence ATGAGCAGAGAACCTGTGATCTTGCCGAATACGAAAGTAAAAACCGCTCCGAACAAGAAAAAATGGGGCATGAAGAACGTAACACCGTGGTTGTTTCTGTTACCGTCTATCATTATTTTAGGAACATTTCTTGTCGTTCCAATTTTGGAGGCGTTTAAGTGGAGTGTGCTGGACTATAAAATCATTGCGGACACCGGTGAGTTTGTAGGGCTGGATAATTTTAAAGAGATATTTGCTGACAAGAACTTCTGGATGGCACTTACCAATACGTTGATATTTTTGGTGATTGTATTGCCATTAAATATCTTTTTACCAATGATTTTAGCAGTTTTGGTTAATCAAAAAATTAGAGGTGTTTCAGCTTTTCGGATTTTATATTACTTACCAGTTATCACGCCAATGGTAGTAGCGGCATTGATGTGGAAAATGCTGTATTCACAAAGCGGACTTATTTCTGAATTATTTGTGACTTTAGGTGTTTTTGATAAGCCGACAAATCTTTTGGTGCAATCGTCGACAGCGTTGGCCGCAGTAGCTGCCATTACAGTTTGGAAGGGGCTTGGCTATTATATGATCATTTATTTGGCAGGTCTGCAATCGATTCCACAAGATGTATACGAGTCTGCTAGCATTGACGGAGCCTCCATTTTTCAGCAGTTTTCAAGAATTACAGTACCGATGTTAGTACCTTCTATCACACTTGTATCAGTAATGACCATTATTGCCGGTATGAAAGTATTTGAAGAAATTGCGTTGACTACAGGCGGGGGACCATCTGGAGCGACGACAACGCTAGTTATGTACATCTACGAAAAATTCATGAGCTTGCAGGTGAGCACAGCTTCTGCTGCTGGTTTGGTATTGCTTGTGTTAGCAATTGCTGCTTCCTTGCTACAAATGAAACTGACGAGTAAGCGCGAAGACGATTTAAGAGCGTAA
- a CDS encoding ABC transporter substrate-binding protein, with the protein MKKGTKKIAAGTLAAMLSMSLMACGKKEESNAKVTDTKELSGKVTLWTASLSGEPFKTYFANVEKKFEELHPKLDVVIQDVPQNEMEQKVLTSLTGSDVPDVVNLNPHYMSNIAAQGGLLDLTKMVSSKTKESFVEGPYNSGMYEKKLYALPWYLTTTVGWYNGANFEKAGIKELPKDTKGIYDAAKAVTAATGKPSFYPVINDGNVVMEKMVSLAGGKPIVKDGKASFADNKAILEYFTLTQTMYKEGLIPQETAEGSLKTGQQLYMAGNVSFLEGGVTFLGPVESGAPEVFKASKAGQPLNATDAPVNVAVMNFAVPAKTKNKEAAVALAEFVTNAENQLAFAKTAGTVLPSTKKSLEDDYFKNPGNSPKALGMLEASKSLSRAKVLIPPTENSADLRKATKDIFVKNLQGKVTPEEALKELAAEWNKAFEKSGEKVTF; encoded by the coding sequence ATGAAGAAAGGAACAAAAAAGATTGCGGCGGGTACGCTTGCGGCTATGCTTTCCATGAGCTTGATGGCTTGTGGGAAAAAAGAAGAAAGCAATGCAAAGGTGACAGATACGAAAGAGCTGTCAGGAAAAGTGACACTGTGGACCGCGTCTTTGTCAGGTGAGCCATTCAAAACGTATTTTGCAAATGTTGAAAAGAAATTTGAAGAGCTTCATCCAAAACTGGACGTTGTCATTCAAGACGTACCACAAAACGAAATGGAACAGAAAGTCTTAACTTCTTTAACTGGATCAGATGTTCCAGACGTTGTGAACCTTAATCCGCATTACATGTCCAACATTGCGGCGCAAGGCGGGCTTTTGGATTTGACGAAAATGGTAAGCAGTAAAACGAAGGAGTCCTTTGTAGAAGGTCCTTATAACTCTGGTATGTATGAAAAGAAATTGTATGCGCTTCCTTGGTACTTAACGACAACGGTTGGCTGGTACAATGGTGCTAACTTCGAGAAGGCCGGTATTAAAGAATTACCGAAAGATACAAAGGGTATTTATGATGCAGCGAAGGCTGTGACAGCTGCAACTGGTAAGCCTTCTTTCTACCCGGTAATCAATGATGGCAACGTTGTAATGGAGAAAATGGTTTCTTTAGCTGGCGGCAAACCGATTGTGAAGGATGGCAAAGCATCATTCGCTGATAACAAAGCGATTTTAGAATACTTTACACTAACACAAACGATGTATAAAGAAGGCTTAATTCCGCAAGAAACAGCGGAAGGCTCACTAAAAACAGGACAGCAGTTATATATGGCGGGCAATGTTTCCTTCCTTGAAGGTGGTGTAACATTCCTTGGTCCGGTTGAATCTGGCGCTCCTGAAGTGTTTAAAGCATCAAAAGCTGGTCAACCGCTTAATGCTACAGATGCACCTGTAAATGTAGCTGTTATGAACTTCGCAGTTCCTGCGAAAACAAAAAATAAAGAAGCTGCTGTGGCATTAGCTGAATTCGTAACAAACGCAGAAAACCAATTGGCGTTTGCAAAAACGGCAGGTACAGTTTTACCTTCTACGAAAAAATCGTTAGAAGATGATTATTTCAAAAACCCTGGTAATTCGCCAAAAGCTTTAGGTATGCTTGAGGCTTCTAAGTCTTTGAGTCGCGCGAAGGTATTAATTCCGCCAACTGAAAACAGTGCAGATCTACGCAAAGCAACGAAAGATATTTTTGTGAAGAATTTGCAAGGAAAAGTAACGCCTGAAGAGGCTTTAAAAGAACTAGCTGCAGAGTGGAACAAAGCATTTGAAAAATCAGGTGAAAAAGTAACGTTCTAA